The genomic segment TGTGAAGGAAATGGCCAAAGGTATCATATATGATGATCCAATAAAAACAAGGTGAGTTCTTCATCAGTGAATTCTATAAAgcaatattttgtgtgtgtgtgtgtgtgtgtgtgtagattattttttacttttcatttaacCTGGATCTTATTTTTAGCTGGAAAGCCCCACGCTACATCCTGAATATGCCAGACACCCGACATGAGCGCGTCAGGAAGAAGTTCCACATCCTGGTTGATGGAGACGGTATCCCTCCTCCAATCAAAAGTTTCAGGGAGATGAAGTTTCCACCAGGTGACAACACACTCCCTCTCCCGCGTTTGAAAaacatgctttgtttttctgtaggAGGCCTTAAATGGTGAGACATGATTAATAATTGGCACTAAATGTCTGTTTATTGTGTTTGCAGCAATTCTGAAGGGTTTGAAAAAGAAGGGTATTGTGCATCCCACACCAATTCAAATCCAAGGAATCCCCACAGTGTAAGTAGAGTATATGGAACCCGGGAATACTGACGCTGTAGGTTAAGTACATGTAAACTCTTCATGAATTGACCTTGTTTGTCTGTAGTCTGTCAGGTCGGGACATGATTGGCATCGCTTTCACTGGATCAGGAAAGACTTTGGTTTTCACTCTGCCCATCATCATGTTTTCCCTGGAACAGGAAAAAAGGCTGCCTTTCTTCAAGAGAGAGGGACCATATGGACTTATCATCTGTCCTTCAGTAAGACATACAAGACAAACCTATTTCACTGATAACACAGTGTTAGAATTCTATTAGATGACCTAAATATTGTCTTAAATCAGAGTGTTCTGTAGTGTACATCAGTGTGTTTTGGAGACAACACTCTTGGAGCTTTTTActacatttcaatttaatttgatataCACATACTGCAAATTAAAACTGTGAGTGACCATCAAAGTCCCAaataattatacagtatttctcaCTGTTTGCGCTCTAGACAGATGGCCTTTGCATTCTGCAACTAGGCATATCTGATTTTATACCTTTCCCATTATTCCAGCGAGAATTGGCGAGGCAGACCCATGGCATCATCGAGTATTACTGCAaactgctggaggaggagggagctcCTCAGCTGCGCTCTGCCCTCTGCATCGGAGGAATGTCTGTCAAGGAGCAGATGGAGGTAGTAAAACAGTAAGTAAGAcggaaagtgtgtgtgaaatgttggggaaaaaatgttggaaaattgGTGCCTGTGTTTTATTCAGAATTTGAAGATTGAACTGgtgtcaaacaaaaacattgctttATTCAGCTGCATTTAATCATTTAGAGAGGAACAACATTGACGAAAGCTTAAAAGTTCCAGTCCTGATGTGTTACAAATAGCATACACAGTACAAAACATTGGACATGGCCACCTCAAGAGACCCATGCGTTAggaatactgtattttaaaaaactcaAGCAGTAAATAGTGTTATGGGTTCATTGTCCCTCTGAATCTGTGTGTCCTCCTGACTATAGTGGTGTCCACATGATGGTTGCCACCCCTGGCAGACTGATGGACTTGCTGCAGAAGAAAATGGTGAGTCTGGACATCTGCCGCTACTTGGCTCTGGATGAGGCTGATAGGATGATTGACATGGGCTTTGAGGAAGACATCAGGACCATCTTCTCCTATTTCAAGGTGAGGTCCTCCTTTAAAGCAGTAACTCCCAATGACAGCTACCATTTTCATCAAGGCAGTAGATTTGCAAAACTTTACAAAACCAGTCTTGCAGTGTCCAACAGAATAATATTGGTCATAGAAATCATTTCAAGAAGACAATACATCAGATGATTGAAGAATTTCTGCTAGATTCAGTTATGAACATAAATTGCTTctttaactggttttaaagaTTAATACCTGACAGGGCTATCATTGGTCTTTTCTTctgatttttatcattttcatctATGCATTTCCATAGTTGACCAGTTTGTCCATATTCCAGCTGGGCTCAATCAATTGacactgaatgtgtttttgttatttgttttcttttttttgtcagactaaAAACTTGCCATGGAAACGGAGTTTGGTTCAGATGCGTCCTAGCTTTGTGAGTTCGCAAGGCAGAAATAGTcctaaattatgttttttcttcatctaGGGACAAAGGCAAACCCTGCTTTTCAGTGCCACTATGCCCAAGAAGATCCAGAACTTTGCCAAGAGTGCACTGGTCAAACCCATCACTATTAACGTGGGCAGGGCTGGGGCTGCCAGCTTGGATGTCATCCAGGTATGTTCGTCTTTCCCTGTAAGAGGTTTGTGCTGTCTGAGTCAGGGGGATTCATTACATTCAGTATAATAACCCACTGATGtgaaaactgtgtgaaatgGACTTAAATGTTTTCGTGTGTGTGCAGGAAGTGGAATATGTCAAAGAGGAGGCCAAGATGGTATACCTGCTAGAGTGCCTGCAGAAAACACCACCTCCTGTCAGTACATCCACATATTATGACACTGACATATACTTAAAAGACATAACTCAAACGTGTCAGTAGTTACAAAATATTCTGTCTTTGTATGACAGGTGCTGATATTTGCTGAGAAGAAGGCTGACGTAGATGCCATCCATGAGTATCTGTTGCTAAAAGGAGTGGAGGCGGTGGCCATCCATGGAGGAAAAGGTACACAGAAGTGTATTCTAATCATTAACGTACATAGCAGTCGGTACATAGTAATAGCAATAATAGCACAAGCAGGGGATTATAGTATCTGGAGGTTTGTCCAAACCAGCGTCAAGTTCAGCTCAGAATTAATCTTTGGCTTTGATGTAGTTGCTCATCACTACCACCAGATGCCATCCTGCTTGCATATGTCAAGGAGCTGCTTTATAGtttgtttaacatttcaaaGGCATAGAAAGCACTGCAGACAATTCCCTCACATTTTCCATTTGGCATTTCCTTGTATAATAGTGTTTTGTTAACGTGATGTttggtgaatgtttttttagatCAAGAGGAAAGAACAAAAGCCATAGAGGCAttcaaagaaggaaaaaaagatgtctTAGTTGCCACAGACGTTGCTTCCAAAGGTCTGGATTTCCCAGCTATACAGCATGTAGTGAACTATGACATGCCTGAGGAGATAGAAAACTATGGTAAGAGGATATGTCTATGGCCTGGTCTCCTTAAAAATGGTACAATAAGGGAGCTTTTGTATTCCTAAAATTCCTCAAGCTGGTTCGTTGAAATTTTCTTGTTTCAGTCCACAGAATTGGAAGAACTGGACGATCGGGCAAGACTGGTATCGCCACAACGTTCATCAATAAAGGCTGTGGTGAGGGAAAATACCAATCGAGACAACAATCAAATTCATTTCTGTATAAGAATAGTGGCTTTCAAAGTATTTGCCATGTATTATAGTGTATTATATTTGATGACAGTGACGGTAAGTTATCAGTAAGTatgtctttcctttcctcataGATGAGTCAGTATTGATGGACCTGAAAGCTCTGCTAGTTGAAGCCAAGCAAAAGGTTCCGCCTGTCCTCCAGGTGCTCCAGACGGGAGACGAGACCATGCTGGACATCGGAGGTGAGTCTTTCACACCAAATATagttgttatctttttttttttcagggtccATGTGCTCTTAACTAATGGGCTGTTCTATAAGaactttaaaatttttctcTCATCTGATCAGATCATCTCATCTCAAATTTGCACAAGCACGTATGGAGTGTTTGCAAACCCTTTCTATCATACCcgatgtttgtgttttcacaggaGAGAGGGGCTGTACGTTCTGTGGTGGTCTTGGCCATCGTATTACAGACTGTCCTAAGTTAGAGGCCATGCAGACCAAGCAGGTCACCAACATCGGACGGAAAGACTACCTGGCTCATAGCTCAATGGACTTCTAAGAATTTATCTACAAAGGGAAGATTCTCCAAAGTTAAATGgaactgaaaaacatttctggGGAAATTGTACACTTATGTGTAATGTCACTGAACTGaggaagtgtattttttttatcatcagcTACAAATTGTTTGCAAATCTTTTAGATAAAATGATTGGTTCCTTGCACCTTTCTCCCCATTTCTCTCATACTTGTTCTGTATGAGTAGCCTTTGtaacatacatttttgatactctgataaatgtaaataaaaccacTCTATAATGTATCTGTTGTTGATCTTTTTCTGTTCTTAGAAAAATAGAAAGGTGTGGTACCGGTTTTGTATGGTGAGGAAGTTGCTAAAACAAGCAGATTAATGCAAAGGGAAGTTTGACtcaacaaacagcaacacacaacTTATGTATCCTTTCTTTTGCAATAGTTAAGTGGCAGATCAGAGATATCTTGACTTGTAGACCTGACAGACATACACAAGTAGATAACAGAATGGAAACTGCTGCTGACGTAAAGGAAACAGTTACTCTAGGGACATAGGAAACCTAATTTGAGCCTCTATTAACCACAGGGCGACAACTTTTGCACTACAGTGAAAGATTTACAGACGAAGTGTGCAGGCATGGATGTCATCTTCAAGGAAGGAATGCTGTACCTTCAGGGAGTCAAGTTTGGAAAGGTAAGTTCTATAGAAATTTCACATTCAGCATATTTGTAAGGAAGAACATTGTGGCTCATGTTACTCTcatgttatttgttatttttttatttaagtaaggCAACTAAACAGCTAGCTTTGTTTCTCACGAACTACTCCGTTAGAATTAGCAAAGGCTCAGTTCACAAAGTCAACGCATGCAAAAACAGATTAATTACTAAGAATATCACactatgcaaatgttttttcaagTGATACacaatgttacatttttaaaaaatgtttaagtccAAAACGGTTTTTTAGTATTTCCCTAAAGTCTAAATTTTCTCTTCTCATATGTCTTCACTGTAGATGGCCTAGATTGAACAAGGTTTTGCCGATTTTCAGAAATAACATTCGAGAACGCTTGGTAGTGTAACCCTCTCTTTTCGAATGCTCTGTAAGATGTTCGAATGTTGGTTGATAACTGGAAAACCATTCGTTACTTTGTGAAAGACCTTCCGGCATGGTTTGCATGTTTGTATAACTGTGCCAGCCGACTTATTAATTTACTAACCGTCACTTTTtcaaccccccccaaaaaaaaaatcaaaaatagaGAACATGGCGGAAAATTTGGATGGTGCTCTTTAAACCCAGTTCCACAGGGGTTGGCCGGCTGGAGCTCTACACTGTACTTGACAACAATGCCACTTCCGACCAGAAGAAGGCCATCCGGGTGAAAACACCAGAGAGAAAAGTGGTGCGTCTAAGCGACTGCCTCAGCGTCACCCCTGCTCCGAAGCAGTCTTGCCCGCAAGGGTGCATGGCCTTCTACTTAAAAACCACACAGTGCACCTACACCTTAGCCTCTACAACAAGCCAGGACTGGCTAAGTGCCCTCTGTCTCCTAGCCTTCCAGGTATCACACATCTCTCCACTTAACCAGTACAACTTTCCTCTTTTCCTAATATATCAGGGGTAGTGTCATAATTTGGGAACGGTGAGGATAGACGTCATCCACAATCAGAGATAGATAGCACAATGAGGAAGTTAATACAGTATCTGTGACTTCTGTCATTTCACTTCTCTAATTCTTGTGCTTGCACAAGCTATGAACTTTCTTGCATCTTACCACTTTGAAGCCATAAACCAGTGATAAGCGGGTGATTTACACAACGTGTAATATTTACCATGCCACTGTGTTTACAGAAGGATCCTGGAGGATCAGACAAAGGGGATCTGGAGAGCGGAAATGGCTTGACCATGGAGGACAATGACCTTTACTCATCTTGGAAAACTGGTAAAGGTGGATCAGTCAACAAGCGCTCAGAAATAACAgttgagaaaaaatgtttagtgAATGTGTGCTAAAGTGATTCTCACCATAAAGCAGCGTGATGTGTCAACTGTCTCTCCTACCATGTGTTTAagttaaagtatttttttttttttgagaactTTGTTCTTATTTCCATAGTTTCCTCATCCTTCTAATGAGTAataataacactgtactcaccaagttaattgctgcGAACACTTTGCCATTGCTAagggactgtaaaaaaaaaagggagggggctCAGAAAGGGGgagagtattttcatttttctaacgGCTGAAGCTAGTTCAGTCTGACTTTTTTGGCAGAGCAGGGGAGGGTCTTTTATTGTTCTCCTAAATTCTGTTTCGTACTTGGCTTCTTTGGGATATacaatggcatgaaaaagtttgggcacccctggtcgaaatttctgttactgtgaatagttaagtgagtagaagatgaactaaTCTCAAAACggcataaattaaaaatgaaacattcttttcaacattttaaccaAGATTaactattgttgtttttttgtacaattttagagtgtaaaaaaaggaaaggagcaccatatCAAAGTTTGGGaaccccaagagatttgagctctcggataacttttaccaaggtctcagaccttaatcaGCTTGTTAGgactatggcttgttcacagtcgCCGTCAGGAAAGGTCAAGTGATGcaatttcaaagttttataaatactctgacacCTCAAACCTTGTGCCAACAATCAGgagccatgggctcctctaagcagctgcctaacactctgaaaattaaaataactgatgcccacaaagcaggagaaggctagcagaagaagatagcaaagcttTTTCAGGTAGgcatttcctcagtttgtaatgtaattaagaaatggcagtggTTGTTCcctgttctactgtgcagcagcaCCTGCACAAGTCTGAGTCATCAgtagaaaacctttcctgcgtcctcaccacgAAATTCCGCGGcagaagtttgcaaagaaacatctaaaaaagtcggatgcattttggaaacaagtcccgtggactgatgaagttaaaatagaactttttggctgcaatgagcaaaggtatatTTGGATAAAAACTGTaaagcacgggggtggatccatcatgctttgggctcgtgttgcagccagtggcacagggaacatttcaatGGTAGAGGGAAAAATAGATTCAAtgaaataccagcaaattctgggagcaaaagtcacaccgtctgtaaaaaaaagatgaagacgAAAAGAGGacggcttctacaacaggataatgatcctaaacacacctcaaaatccaaaatggaCTATCTCAAGAGGCACaggctgaaggttttgccatggccctcacagtcccccaacctaGGCACTGTTGAAAcctgtggatagacctcaaaagagcagtgaaTGTAAGACGGCCCAAGAATATCACAGAACTAGAAGACTTTTTCAGGGAAGAAAGGGCAAAAATCCCCCagacaagaactgaaagactcttagctgctaagAAAggcatttacaagctgtgatactaGGGGGGCACCCTGGTATGATCAGGGTGCCCCCCTTGCAAACTTAATTTCGGGgccttttcctcttttattattgtgaaactgtaaaagatggaaataaaaaagtaatcttgctcaaaaaatattaaagaaatgtgtcctctttaatttcatgccttttggatttcaggtcatcttttactcacttaactattcacagtaacagaaacttTGACCAGGAGAGCTCAaacttttcatgccactgtaggGAATAGTTACATAAATAGTTACATggaaaactttcactttttgTGCTGTCCCTAAAAAGAAGTCACACGGGGCAAAAAACccaagcagtcagacaatcagacatgATTTAGACGAGCCTTCGGgttataaaaacatatttttttcctcttatttggaagagaaaacacaggcaATGGTAAActtattacccaaactgtcacATGTAAAATTCACCACAGTTCAAAGACCCCCTTCCTGCGTCAGCTTTCGACAGTGGCACGCACACAGATTTCTTGTGCCAATAATTTATTCAAACATGAATACCAGAATGTTTTAGCATCAGCAAGCTCTGGCTTATACAAATGTATTTCCTCTTATCCCCTGTTTAGATCTGACCCTTCCTCCAAACCAGTACCAGGTGACTGTCCAGAGCACAGAAGCATCCAGGAGGTGCAAGCTGGCTGGGGAGTATCTGGTCTCCCCAGAAAAAGAAGCTGTGATACTATTGGCCTGTAATACTGGTTACATCATCTATTGCTGGCCATACAGACTTTTGCGCAAATTTGGACAGGTTGAGGTAAGTACTTGAAATTCCCCCCAAACCGGAAAGGATACAAAAATGAATTCCTACTGCATCAAGTAGTCATGATAAACCTGAAATTCAGCTTAAGAGTATTCACAtgtctttaaaggaatagtcagacattttggaaaatacgctTTCCGGCCTTGTTTTcctgtatttctcaaaatatcgAACTGTTCcttgaaaatgtgcattaacGGCTGTGATTACAGGGGGGGTTCAGCATTGAAGCAGGCCGCCGCTGTCAGTCAGGAGAGGGACTGTTCATCTTCCTGTCCACGTATGGTCCCCAGATCTTCCAGGCTATATTAGAGCAGTGCTCTGTGGAGAGGAGCTCCTCTGTCCAGCCGCTCAGCATCAACAGGAGGTCATTATATGACCAGTCTCCCGTTATCCCCCCAACGACAACCAACCAACCGGCTGGTCCTCCTGTCTACCATGCTGCAGATGTTTCTGCTGACACAGAGGACGAGTCGGCCGACCACTACTCTACTATTGATGACACCTCAGTACTAAATTTAAAACAGCAATCTGTTGTCAAACCATACCTCTCTAACAGCAAGGAGGCCGTGGGAGAGGaaggtgaggatgaggatgaggatgaggctGAGTATGAGTATGAGTACGAGGATGAGGATGAGCAGTGTCACTCCCTGGAGGCTCTAAATCTGGATGGTGACATGGATGACAACCTTTATTACAACTTGAAGAGATCCACTCTTCCTCTGATCAGAGGAGATCAGCTCAATCCTGAGACAGACGATTCAAAGTGCATCTATTCCGATGTGAAAATAGCCGATTCTCCCCCGAACCCCCAGCTGCAGCCTTTCTCCGCACCCCTCCCTCAACCTGTGTCCCAGTCTCCTTCCTCGACCTTTCCCCAGTCTGATGTATACGCCCTACCGAAGCACAGCTACCAGCGTCAGCTCCCTGTGAATAACTTCACTCAGCCAAGGCTGAATACTCAGGCGCAGGCAGTGGATGACatgaaggagatggaggaggccACCAGCTCCTCTAACCGTGTCACCCCCACAGAGCCCCCTGGCAGTTTTAAACACAGGCTGGCAGAAATCCTTTCTAAGGACTTGGCAAAGTTCCAGCCACCTCTTCCCTCTGGAGCAGGCCTTCCCCCATTTCCTCAGTAGGCTATTAGTAAACAGACAGACTAGAGGGAGCAATTTGAGCCGCGATAGACTGTCATAACCACATAAAtggtttctttatttctttaaaatccCCTCCACTGGGGACATTAGGCGTCAAATTTTGGCCTGCAGATGTTCATATGTTTATCTATGTAGTCTGTTACTTTATTCTGTGGatttttattggaaaaagaGGATTCAATAAGTGTTGTTCTTCACTGCTGGAATGTTAGAAAAGCTGTGCTGCAGAATATTCAATGTGACATCGCCATTGGTGGATAAGCTGAAAGAACAATTAATCATTGGACTATTAaattatgggaaaaaaaattttgaaaaaaaaaaaacatgtttccttGTGACAATCAGTGTGTTACACAACATTTTTGGGACATGTTTacactagatttttttttcttttcttctattttctttgtcttatagAGAACGAAGATGGATGTCATATCTAAATCAAGAGTTTTGCAGCAATAAGGAAAGACCAAGAACCCAGGTTGTGTTTTGGTGTGAATATGCTTCAGTCTGCCTCACATAGTAGAAATATTGCAGTGCAATTTAATCGGTATActgaaatatagaaaaacaacTTAGTATGCACACTCATTTCTTAACTATATATTTATTGTAGCAAAACAATCCTCATAAAATCCCCCATGGCtaaacataaatatgaaaataattgtttataATTCAGACAAATGTCATTAATCAAactggaaatgtcattagtgaTGTTCGGGGCATATAAAGTGCATAAAAAGGCCTGTAGGAGTTCAGCATGGCCTTAGGAAGTAAAAAAATGAAGGTCTTGGTAGCTTCtctgttttgagtttttcctatacctttttttttttcatttggcagtGCAACATCTAAGCTATTAATCATCGCAGGAGAATAAATGTAGGACTATCACATGATCAACACCTCTACAAGCTGTAATTTTTTGGTTCGCCCAGTACTTCCTCTACCAGACCCTGCGGTGTAAACAGTCAGAAGTCAGTGGTAAATGTCCTGTTACTGTCTCCCGCTCTGACTTTCCTCCATGTCACTGAAGTGCGAAGATTCCCCATCACTGCTGTGGGTGGAGGCTGTGGACTTATTTGACCCCAGGTCAGACGTAGGTCCGAGTATGATAAGGCGGCCCACCGAGACACTGGGGTCCCGCTGCTCTCCGGTCAGCTGGTCCGGCGCAGTGGCCTCGGGCCGTAGAGTGTGAATTAGACTCCTCCTCGAGGTCTTGTCCGCTGCGCCTGGACGGGGACCCATGCACTCCGACTGAACCACGCCGGCCAGGAGCTCCGACAGCTCGGTGATGTAGATCTGCGCCATTTGGAGGGTGTCATATTTGGAtaatttcttctcattttccaGAGAGGGGATGACGCTCCTCAGCTCGTCAAAGGCTTTGTTCAGGCCGTGcatccttctcctctccctggcATTGGCTGCGACGCGCCTGTGTCTCTGGGGGCCAAGGTGGCTCGCCTTGCCTCCCTCAGCTGCCCTCTCACAGTCCGTCTCCGCGATGCCCGCAGCGGACACGCAGTCAGGCAGTTTGCCCGTCGGCACGAGTTTCTCCAGTGAGATGCTCGCGTCTGGAGCTCCGTGCGCGTCCTTCCTCGAGAACGAAGAAATCCAACCTTTGGAGTTGATGTGGGCCAGGCTGCGCTGTTGCAGCAGGCTGAAATCCTCTGGGTACCCTGGCCAGCTTGAAAGATCTGCTTTTGCAGTCATTCCTGGAATCGCCCGTGATCCTGCAAGACAGGGAAAGGTCACATGGAAGACTCCGGCTGACGCCCTCGTCTCTGGAATGGGTTGCACTGCGCGGGCCATTTATACAGCCTCCCCTCAGTCACCTGGGTGTCACTCCCAGCCCTGCGACAGCTCTGGCAGCCCTGCAGCCTCAGGAGGCAGCAGCCAATCGCACAATCCCCTCTGACCCCGTCAAAGGACAATTAGACAAAgctcgactttttttttttttttttctcctattgTGCATTGTAACTCAATCACGACCTTGTTATTGTCCTCACACAGAGGGGAACCGAGGGTATTAATCATTTAAGAGCACGGCTCGTTTCTAAAGCAAAAAAGGTGATCAAATGAACTGGTTCAGTAAAGTCTGAGCTGCAGGGCAGTTGGCTTCAGCGTTAGTTTCCCAGAAATAAACGGGGTATCAAGTGCACATGCCAAAAACGGATAGATATTAGGAAATTACACAACTTTTGAGCTTGGACTTCTCTGTGTTTCCCTAAATTCATTTTAcacatcgtcatcatcatcatcatcatcctcctcctcctcctcctcctcctcctccacggACCTCCGCCACTGCTCC from the Xiphias gladius isolate SHS-SW01 ecotype Sanya breed wild chromosome 23, ASM1685928v1, whole genome shotgun sequence genome contains:
- the dok3 gene encoding docking protein 2 isoform X1, with protein sequence MDVIFKEGMLYLQGVKFGKRTWRKIWMVLFKPSSTGVGRLELYTVLDNNATSDQKKAIRVKTPERKVVRLSDCLSVTPAPKQSCPQGCMAFYLKTTQCTYTLASTTSQDWLSALCLLAFQKDPGGSDKGDLESGNGLTMEDNDLYSSWKTGKDLTLPPNQYQVTVQSTEASRRCKLAGEYLVSPEKEAVILLACNTGYIIYCWPYRLLRKFGQVEGGFSIEAGRRCQSGEGLFIFLSTYGPQIFQAILEQCSVERSSSVQPLSINRRSLYDQSPVIPPTTTNQPAGPPVYHAADVSADTEDESADHYSTIDDTSVLNLKQQSVVKPYLSNSKEAVGEEGEDEDEDEAEYEYEYEDEDEQCHSLEALNLDGDMDDNLYYNLKRSTLPLIRGDQLNPETDDSKCIYSDVKIADSPPNPQLQPFSAPLPQPVSQSPSSTFPQSDVYALPKHSYQRQLPVNNFTQPRLNTQAQAVDDMKEMEEATSSSNRVTPTEPPGSFKHRLAEILSKDLAKFQPPLPSGAGLPPFPQ
- the dok3 gene encoding docking protein 2 isoform X2; amino-acid sequence: MDVIFKEGMLYLQGVKFGKRTWRKIWMVLFKPSSTGVGRLELYTVLDNNATSDQKKAIRVKTPERKVVRLSDCLSVTPAPKQSCPQGCMAFYLKTTQCTYTLASTTSQDWLSALCLLAFQKDPGGSDKGDLESGNGLTMEDNDLYSSWKTDLTLPPNQYQVTVQSTEASRRCKLAGEYLVSPEKEAVILLACNTGYIIYCWPYRLLRKFGQVEGGFSIEAGRRCQSGEGLFIFLSTYGPQIFQAILEQCSVERSSSVQPLSINRRSLYDQSPVIPPTTTNQPAGPPVYHAADVSADTEDESADHYSTIDDTSVLNLKQQSVVKPYLSNSKEAVGEEGEDEDEDEAEYEYEYEDEDEQCHSLEALNLDGDMDDNLYYNLKRSTLPLIRGDQLNPETDDSKCIYSDVKIADSPPNPQLQPFSAPLPQPVSQSPSSTFPQSDVYALPKHSYQRQLPVNNFTQPRLNTQAQAVDDMKEMEEATSSSNRVTPTEPPGSFKHRLAEILSKDLAKFQPPLPSGAGLPPFPQ
- the ddx41 gene encoding probable ATP-dependent RNA helicase DDX41; its protein translation is METENRLKKRSHGEDERCGSEGSEDDDYVPYVPVKIRKQQMLQKMLRLRGKAVDEEQKDSGEEQRDEDEGLGPRSNISLLDQHQHLKEKAEARKESAKEKQLKEEEKILESVAEGRALMSVKEMAKGIIYDDPIKTSWKAPRYILNMPDTRHERVRKKFHILVDGDGIPPPIKSFREMKFPPAILKGLKKKGIVHPTPIQIQGIPTVLSGRDMIGIAFTGSGKTLVFTLPIIMFSLEQEKRLPFFKREGPYGLIICPSRELARQTHGIIEYYCKLLEEEGAPQLRSALCIGGMSVKEQMEVVKHGVHMMVATPGRLMDLLQKKMVSLDICRYLALDEADRMIDMGFEEDIRTIFSYFKGQRQTLLFSATMPKKIQNFAKSALVKPITINVGRAGAASLDVIQEVEYVKEEAKMVYLLECLQKTPPPVLIFAEKKADVDAIHEYLLLKGVEAVAIHGGKDQEERTKAIEAFKEGKKDVLVATDVASKGLDFPAIQHVVNYDMPEEIENYVHRIGRTGRSGKTGIATTFINKGCDESVLMDLKALLVEAKQKVPPVLQVLQTGDETMLDIGGERGCTFCGGLGHRITDCPKLEAMQTKQVTNIGRKDYLAHSSMDF
- the dok3 gene encoding docking protein 2 isoform X3, whose product is MDVIFKEGMLYLQGVKFGKRTWRKIWMVLFKPSSTGVGRLELYTVLDNNATSDQKKAIRVKTPERKVKDPGGSDKGDLESGNGLTMEDNDLYSSWKTGKDLTLPPNQYQVTVQSTEASRRCKLAGEYLVSPEKEAVILLACNTGYIIYCWPYRLLRKFGQVEGGFSIEAGRRCQSGEGLFIFLSTYGPQIFQAILEQCSVERSSSVQPLSINRRSLYDQSPVIPPTTTNQPAGPPVYHAADVSADTEDESADHYSTIDDTSVLNLKQQSVVKPYLSNSKEAVGEEGEDEDEDEAEYEYEYEDEDEQCHSLEALNLDGDMDDNLYYNLKRSTLPLIRGDQLNPETDDSKCIYSDVKIADSPPNPQLQPFSAPLPQPVSQSPSSTFPQSDVYALPKHSYQRQLPVNNFTQPRLNTQAQAVDDMKEMEEATSSSNRVTPTEPPGSFKHRLAEILSKDLAKFQPPLPSGAGLPPFPQ